The Panicum virgatum strain AP13 chromosome 5K, P.virgatum_v5, whole genome shotgun sequence genome has a window encoding:
- the LOC120708751 gene encoding uncharacterized protein LOC120708751: MRRHAGDPTAATSSEESRGRRMENHHTELVDPSSQDTTFFPNDQWAYRLVASINQQLPNSQVGNSSELIGDPSLAPNGEEVVHHTRLGNGMLTEAVATEQTSPEICQVPKGKRVSRRGGSFTKEEDAIICSAFMNMLKYLHAIAASCKVGT; encoded by the exons ATGCGGCGACACGCGGGCGACCCAACGGCGGCGACCTCGTCGGAGGAAAGCAGAGGAAGAAG GATGGAGAACCACCATACAGAGTTGGTTGATCCATCATCACAGGACACAACGTTCTTCCCCAACGACCAATGGGCTTATCGGCTGGTGGCAAGTATTAACCAGCAACTCCCTAACTCTCAA GTTGGGAATTCCTCAGAACTGATCGGAGATCCTAGTTTGGCCCCAAATGGCGAGGAGGTTGTTCATCACACAAGATTAGGTAATGGCATGTTAACAGAAGCAGTTGCGACTGAACAAACCTCACCAGAAATATGTCAAGTCCCAAAGGGCAAGCGAGTGTCTAGACGAGGAGGTAGCTTCACAAAAGAAGAGGACGCCATAATCTGCTCTGCATTTATGAACATGCTCAAGTACCTCCATGCCATAGCTGCAAGTTGCAAGGTCGGCACTTGA
- the LOC120708750 gene encoding glucan endo-1,3-beta-glucosidase 14-like — protein MGLRHRASSLRLLSLALGLAVLLVSVSAQQKFGINYGQIANDLPDPTRVAGLLQSMNVNKVKLYDADPRVLTAFANTGVEFIIAVGNENLQTMAASPAAARQWVATHVQPYIPATRITCVTVGNEVFSSNDTVMMSSLLPAMKAVYAALGDLGLGTQVTVSSAHSVNVLATSFPPSSGAFREDLAEYIQPILDFHGQTGSPFLINAYPFFAYKANPGSVSLPYVLFEPNPGVRDPNTNLSYDNMLYAQIDAVYAAMKAMGHTDVGVRISETGWPSKGDDDETGATVQNAAAYNGNLMQRIAMNQGTPLKPNVPIDVYVFALFNEDMKPGPASERNYGLFYPNGSPVYAINAGSGSGGGSLNPYYTSMFSSSSKLAVSTTFLTERVILLLLLQAIVILLQS, from the exons ATGGGGCTCCGCCACCGCGCCTCCTCGCTCCGGCTGCTATCCCTGGCTCTCGGGCTCGCCGTCTTGCTCGTCTCAG TGTCGGCGCAGCAGAAGTTCGGGATCAACTACGGGCAGATCGCCAACGACCTGCCGGACCCGACGCGGGTGGCGGGGCTCCTCCAGTCGATGAACGTGAACAAGGTGAAGCTCTACGACGCGGACCCCAGGGTGCTGACGGCCTTCGCCAACACCGGCGTCGAGTTCATCATCGCCGTGGGCAACGAGAACCTGCAGACCATGGCCGCCagccccgccgcggcgcgccagTGGGTGGCCACGCACGTGCAGCCCTACATCCCGGCCACGCGCATCACCTGCGTCACCGTCGGCAACGAGGTCTTCTCCAGCAACGATACCGTCATGATGTCCAGCCTCCTCCCCGCCATGAAGGCCGTCTACGCCGCGCTCGGCGACCTGGGCCTCGGCACCCAGGTCACCGTGTCGTCGGCGCACTCCGTGAACGTGCTCGCCACCAGCTTCCCGCCGTCGTCGGGCGCGTTCCGGGAGGACCTCGCCGAGTACATCCAGCCCATCCTCGACTTCCACGGCCAGACGGGCTCGCCGTTCCTCATCAACGCCTACCCGTTCTTCGCCTACAAGGCCAACCCCGGCAGCGTGTCGCTGCCGTACGTGCTGTTCGAGCCCAACCCGGGCGTGCGCGACCCCAACACCAACCTCAGCTACGACAACATGCTCTACGCCCAGATCGACGCCGTGTACGCGGCGATGAAGGCCATGGGGCACACGGACGTGGGCGTCAGGATCTCCGAGACCGGGTGGCCGTCCaagggcgacgacgacgagaccGGCGCCACTGTGCAGAACGCCGCGGCGTACAACGGCAACCTGATGCAGAGGATCGCCATGAACCAGGGGACGCCGCTCAAGCCCAACGTGCCCATCGACGTGTACGTGTTCGCGCTGTTCAACGAGGACATGAAGCCGGGGCCGGCGTCGGAACGGAACTACGGGCTGTTCTACCCCAACGGCTCGCCGGTCTACGCGATCaacgccggctccggctccggcggcgggtcgCTGAACCCGTACTACACGTCCATGTTCTCCTCCTCGTCCAAATTGGCGGTAAGCACAACATTTTTGACAGAGCGTGTGATACTATTATTGCTGCTGCAAGCAATTGTAATACTCCTACAGTCCTAG
- the LOC120708752 gene encoding uncharacterized protein LOC120708752, which yields MQVDLESLVCGVSGAGAGDRKVSCETVIAGGSGDASPPRMPPPDPDFPPDSITIPIGDEAAFADLNPIYERDDSTKGSTNPKFAAAVVANPIAAKTRSNSTRVAGAPPAAAGTTFFGLPAKIRPPFSRRRPSQGRILADKRSGGGGTSSRGDGEVEPRSPKVSCIGKVLSDRERHGRRGRRRRGWWHGVAAMFRCDGCGCGRVTGPGGASRKMALEDDDDGDELQPGIAGMRRFKSGRRAASWGEEALAAAAAAAGDGEEMEKPDSQDAEQWSRRPVN from the coding sequence ATGCAGGTGGACTTGGAGAGCCTGGTGTGCGGCGTgtcgggcgccggcgccggggacaGGAAGGTGTCGTGCGAGACTGTCATCGCGGGGGGCAGCGGggacgcgtcgccgccgcggatgccgccgccggacccggaCTTCCCGCCCGACTCGATAACCATCCCCATCGGCGACGAGGCGGCGTTCGCGGACCTCAACCCGATATACGAACGGGACGACTCCACCAAGGGCAGCACCAACCCCAAGTTCGCGGCCGCCGTCGTGGCCAACCCCATCGCGGCCAAGACGCGATCCAACTCCAcgcgcgtcgccggcgccccGCCCGCAGCGGCAGGCACCACGTTCTTCGGCCTCCCCGCCAAGATCCGCCCGCCcttctcccgccgccggccgtcgcagGGCCGGATCTTGGCCGACAagcgctccggcggcggcggcacaagcagccgtggcgacggcgaggtggagcCGCGGTCGCCCAAGGTGTCGTGCATTGGCAAGGTCCTGTCCGACCGGGAGCGCCACggacgccgcgggcgccgccgccgcgggtggTGGCACGGCGTGGCGGCCATGTTCCGGTGCgacggctgcggctgcggtcgCGTAACCGGACCCGGCGGCGCGTCCAGGAAGATGGCgttggaggacgacgacgacggggaCGAGCTGCAGCCGGGCATTGCCGGAATGCGGAGGTTCAAGTCCGGGCGAAGAGCCGCTTCGTGGGGAGAGGAGgcccttgcggcggcggcggcggcggccggcgatggcgaggAGATGGAGAAGCCCGACAGCCAGGACGCTGAGCAGTGGTCCCGGCGGCCGGTAAATTAG
- the LOC120708753 gene encoding uncharacterized protein LOC120708753 produces the protein MAAAPPPLPAEGATSGGGVMAKLEEQWRKTKEHAETYPYVWGSYILVYGGLGAYLAWRWRKLRRTEDRVRVLQDRLRKLAAAEESQAASGSASTAPTLPPPQEPAAGPTKPASGP, from the coding sequence atggcggccgcgccgccgccgctgccggctgaGGGAGCGACCTCTGGAGGCGGCGTGATGGCGAAGCTGGAGGAGCAGTGGAGGAAGACGAAGGAGCACGCCGAGACGTACCCCTACGTCTGGGGCTCCTACATCCTCGTCTACGGCGGCCTCGGCGCCTACCTCGCCTGGCGCTGGCGCAagctccgccgcaccgaggACCGCGTCCGCGTCCTACAGGACCGCCTCCGCAAGCTCGCCGCTGCCGAGGAGTCGCAggccgcctccggctccgctTCCACTGCCCCGACCCTCCCCCCGCCGCAGGAGCCGGCTGCTGGGCCCACCAAACCCGCCTCCGGCCCGTGA